A genomic segment from Helicobacter sp. NHP19-012 encodes:
- the kdsA gene encoding 3-deoxy-8-phosphooctulonate synthase, whose translation MEVLEEIAHKLHPLALDPKVDFYFKASFDKANRTSLESYRGPGLQKGLAMLDRIKSKFGYKILTDIHESTQAAPVAEVADVLQIPAFLCRQTDLIVAAAKTKSALNIKKGQFMHPKDMQYSALKALNMRAKNKHEKATYQACLEHGIYLCERGASFGYGNLVVDMRSLVVMRTFAPVIFDATHSVQMPGGANGKSGGESAFVPYLAKASAVVGVDGFFMETHTNPKEALSDGPNMIAVSALLPLVQDLLILQETNASLKTTHKG comes from the coding sequence ATGGAGGTTTTAGAGGAAATCGCCCACAAACTCCACCCCCTAGCCCTAGACCCTAAAGTGGATTTTTACTTTAAAGCCAGCTTTGATAAAGCCAACCGCACAAGTCTAGAGAGTTACCGCGGTCCCGGGCTACAAAAGGGCTTGGCTATGCTCGATCGCATTAAATCCAAATTTGGCTATAAAATCCTCACCGACATCCACGAAAGCACGCAAGCCGCCCCGGTGGCTGAGGTGGCCGATGTCTTGCAAATCCCCGCTTTTTTGTGCCGGCAAACGGATTTAATCGTGGCGGCGGCTAAGACCAAGAGCGCGCTGAATATCAAAAAGGGGCAATTCATGCACCCAAAAGACATGCAATACAGCGCCTTAAAAGCCCTAAACATGCGGGCTAAAAACAAACATGAAAAAGCCACTTACCAAGCGTGCTTAGAACATGGGATTTATTTATGTGAAAGGGGGGCGAGCTTTGGGTATGGGAATTTAGTTGTGGATATGCGCTCTTTGGTGGTCATGCGCACCTTTGCGCCCGTGATTTTTGACGCGACCCACAGCGTGCAAATGCCCGGGGGGGCAAATGGCAAGAGTGGGGGAGAGAGCGCATTTGTGCCTTATTTGGCTAAGGCGAGTGCGGTTGTAGGCGTGGATGGGTTTTTTATGGAAACCCACACAAACCCCAAAGAGGCTTTGAGCGATGGTCCAAACATGATCGCCGTGTCCGCTCTTTTGCCTTTAGTGCAAGATTTATTGATTTTACAAGAAACCAACGCTTCATTAAAAACAACGCATAAAGGATAG
- the pyrF gene encoding orotidine-5'-phosphate decarboxylase — MQLCLALDLDSKRACLDLLESLKGFKLLVKVGLRAFVREGPSFIKEIQNMGFKIFLDLKLHDIPNTMASAVLECAHLGVELLTLHASSGAPALLAVMEQVQGLKQRPKILGVTLLTSLDEAQCQSLYNAPLEQHALHLAKLCYESGLDGVVCSVFESLVIKEATNPKFLTLTPGIRPNLQEVQDQKRVGSLQDAKTAKADFIVIGRPIYQAKDPKETTAQILESLEHANL, encoded by the coding sequence ATGCAACTTTGTTTAGCTTTGGACTTGGATTCCAAGCGGGCATGTTTAGACTTGCTAGAGAGCTTAAAGGGTTTTAAGTTGCTCGTAAAAGTGGGTTTGAGGGCGTTTGTGCGCGAGGGTCCTAGCTTCATTAAAGAAATCCAAAACATGGGCTTTAAAATTTTCTTGGATCTAAAACTACACGACATCCCAAACACCATGGCAAGTGCTGTCTTAGAATGCGCTCATTTGGGCGTGGAGCTCTTAACCTTGCATGCTAGCAGTGGCGCGCCAGCCCTTTTGGCGGTCATGGAGCAAGTGCAGGGCTTGAAACAGCGCCCCAAAATCTTAGGCGTTACTCTGCTCACCAGCCTAGATGAAGCGCAATGCCAAAGCTTGTATAACGCCCCCTTAGAGCAACACGCCCTGCACTTAGCCAAGTTGTGCTATGAGAGCGGGCTTGATGGCGTGGTGTGCTCGGTGTTTGAGAGTTTAGTCATTAAAGAGGCGACAAACCCAAAATTTTTAACTCTAACCCCGGGGATACGCCCCAACTTGCAAGAAGTGCAGGATCAAAAGCGCGTGGGCTCGTTGCAAGACGCTAAAACAGCCAAGGCGGATTTTATCGTGATTGGACGCCCCATTTACCAAGCCAAAGACCCCAAAGAAACGACCGCCCAAATCTTAGAAAGCCTAGAACATGCAAATTTGTAA
- the panC gene encoding pantoate--beta-alanine ligase: protein MQICKTPVDLQALKAQNIGFVPTMGALHAGHLSLIERARAENDFVIVSIFVNPTQFGANEDFSTYPHPLEKDLELCAKAGVGAVFTPQADSLYPFKEAISLNPPKDLLGFEADLRPGHFNGVLQVVLKLFNLVRPTKAYFGQKDAQQLLIIQRMVQDLFLPVEIVPCPILRDFDGLALSSRNVYLSPEQRQLALKIPKALNTIHEAYKAGITQGTNLLALGQEILSPLEVQYLSLVNRQLIPLEHIEPNNSLILVAVRVGTTRLLDNLWL, encoded by the coding sequence ATGCAAATTTGTAAAACACCCGTAGATTTACAAGCCCTAAAGGCGCAAAACATCGGCTTTGTCCCCACAATGGGGGCGTTGCACGCAGGGCATTTAAGCCTCATTGAGCGCGCAAGGGCAGAAAATGATTTTGTCATCGTGTCTATCTTTGTCAATCCCACGCAATTTGGCGCAAACGAGGACTTCAGCACCTACCCACACCCCCTAGAAAAGGACCTAGAGCTGTGCGCTAAGGCTGGGGTTGGCGCAGTTTTCACCCCACAAGCCGACAGCCTTTACCCCTTTAAAGAAGCCATTAGCTTAAACCCCCCAAAGGATTTATTGGGCTTTGAAGCGGACCTACGCCCCGGGCATTTTAATGGGGTCTTGCAAGTGGTTTTAAAACTCTTTAACCTCGTGCGCCCCACTAAAGCCTACTTCGGGCAAAAGGACGCCCAACAGCTTTTAATTATCCAGCGTATGGTGCAAGATTTATTCTTGCCCGTTGAGATCGTGCCTTGCCCCATTTTGCGCGACTTTGACGGCTTGGCTTTAAGCTCACGCAATGTCTATTTAAGCCCAGAACAAAGGCAACTTGCCCTAAAAATCCCCAAAGCCCTAAACACGATCCACGAAGCCTACAAGGCGGGCATCACGCAAGGCACCAATCTTTTAGCTTTGGGACAAGAAATCCTAAGTCCCCTTGAGGTGCAGTATTTAAGCCTCGTTAATCGGCAACTTATACCCCTGGAACACATCGAACCTAACAACAGCCTAATTCTCGTGGCTGTGAGAGTCGGCACCACAAGACTTTTAGATAATTTATGGCTGTGA
- a CDS encoding outer membrane protein yields the protein MGLGFQYSHFLGQSLVGSTLTTSSQTFVNALFSSNPNAQTFLSGNLFGGDLQIGYKYFFGKKKRFGMRFYGFFSGQGIGSSPSLPSSQASANLFYGVGLDMLLNFYDNPKANHFKSFGMLFGVMAGGSSWFMGKGYDNSGNCLWQNQNNLGIGTPTCTTMDQYFSQRSQSTNQIYQGTAAATMPTFVQLIVNVGLRANFKKHRGLEFGVRIPIIADPYYVGAYDAYGVGMAQMITLKRNIAAYINYVHNF from the coding sequence GTGGGGTTGGGCTTTCAGTATTCGCATTTTTTAGGTCAATCTTTAGTGGGTTCAACACTCACAACCTCCTCGCAAACATTCGTCAATGCGCTGTTTTCCTCGAACCCTAATGCACAGACCTTTTTAAGTGGGAATCTTTTTGGTGGAGATTTGCAGATCGGTTATAAATATTTTTTTGGCAAGAAAAAACGCTTTGGAATGCGCTTCTATGGATTTTTTAGTGGGCAGGGCATCGGCAGCTCCCCTTCTCTTCCAAGCTCTCAAGCCAGTGCAAATCTCTTCTATGGTGTGGGGCTTGACATGCTTTTAAACTTTTATGACAACCCTAAGGCAAACCACTTTAAATCTTTTGGCATGCTCTTTGGTGTGATGGCAGGGGGAAGTTCGTGGTTTATGGGCAAGGGTTATGATAACAGCGGAAATTGCTTATGGCAAAACCAAAATAATCTAGGCATAGGCACGCCCACATGCACCACAATGGATCAGTATTTTTCCCAACGATCCCAAAGCACTAACCAAATCTATCAAGGGACTGCTGCCGCAACCATGCCCACTTTCGTGCAATTGATTGTCAATGTTGGTCTTAGGGCTAATTTTAAGAAGCATAGGGGCTTAGAGTTTGGTGTGCGCATCCCCATCATTGCCGATCCTTACTATGTAGGGGCATATGATGCTTATGGTGTGGGCATGGCGCAAATGATCACCTTAAAGCGCAACATCGCTGCCTATATTAACTATGTCCATAATTTTTAG
- a CDS encoding flagellar FLiS export co-chaperone, whose product MLKQDILQALQKHLGAIDTQSLEILDTQHKTHKIEKFSHEIKGINEGIGALQSLQIACQKILKLETLNAESVQELVQKAQFMGKALFNSTLSINLGESMLKLNAPSPLDLLSQGADLKAALQESLEQIKQALNTIQESVSQKQVFKKPPTLNTPSFNKDVLLDLMKSS is encoded by the coding sequence ATGTTAAAACAGGACATTTTACAGGCTCTCCAAAAACACTTGGGGGCGATCGACACGCAGTCTTTGGAGATTTTAGACACCCAACACAAGACACATAAGATTGAGAAGTTTAGCCACGAAATCAAGGGGATTAACGAGGGTATCGGGGCGTTGCAAAGCCTGCAAATCGCCTGCCAAAAAATCCTAAAGTTAGAAACCTTAAATGCTGAGAGCGTGCAAGAGTTGGTGCAAAAGGCGCAATTCATGGGTAAAGCCTTGTTCAACAGCACCCTTAGCATTAATTTGGGCGAAAGTATGCTTAAGCTAAACGCCCCAAGCCCTTTAGACTTGCTATCACAAGGGGCGGATTTAAAAGCGGCGTTGCAAGAGAGTCTAGAGCAAATCAAGCAAGCCCTAAACACAATCCAAGAGAGCGTGAGCCAAAAGCAGGTTTTCAAAAAACCCCCCACACTCAACACCCCAAGCTTCAACAAAGATGTGTTGTTGGATTTAATGAAAAGTTCTTAA
- a CDS encoding M99 family carboxypeptidase catalytic domain-containing protein — MRSILILLLLVCVSLNAASIQVVKKESAKSAPTLLLMGGIQGDEPGGFNATDIFLMHYKILSGSVWVVPVLNRYSMLRNHRGVYGDLNRKFAYLSRKDPEYPLIQSIKKIITAKEVSAILHLHDGSGFYRPRYESPLLNPRRWGNSSIIDQDELPAVRFGHLKQVSQGIIANINKSLLKPLHRYYIRNTHTARGNVEMEKALTYFAIKHKKPAFANEASKELPLPSRVYYHLLAIEGLLKELGIKYSKDFNLSPENLYKLINDPSLSVVLNNNTILPLYGLRNHLNFFPLPKNTPIEQIPLNSKSYILGLLPRQKQVWLKYGNKLMTRLHPLYLPFDHSLKSVKLEIDGKLEQSAPARIIEVHKSFKVLVKEGYRVNVIGYTHNGASDEAGFTIRYKDLDKRFSIDAKGRIYRIEFYKNQAFSGMVLARFL; from the coding sequence ATGAGATCTATTTTAATTTTATTGTTGCTTGTATGTGTATCTTTAAACGCCGCCTCTATCCAGGTCGTTAAGAAAGAAAGTGCCAAGTCCGCTCCCACCTTGCTTTTAATGGGGGGCATTCAAGGCGATGAGCCCGGGGGGTTTAATGCCACAGACATTTTCTTAATGCACTACAAGATTTTATCCGGGAGTGTGTGGGTGGTGCCCGTGCTAAACCGCTACTCCATGCTTAGAAACCATAGAGGCGTGTATGGGGATTTAAACCGCAAATTCGCTTATTTAAGCCGCAAAGACCCCGAATACCCCTTAATCCAATCCATTAAGAAAATCATCACCGCCAAAGAGGTGAGTGCAATTTTACACTTGCACGATGGCAGTGGGTTTTACCGCCCTCGCTATGAAAGCCCTCTTTTAAATCCTAGGCGTTGGGGCAACTCATCTATTATAGACCAAGACGAACTGCCTGCGGTGCGCTTTGGGCATTTAAAACAGGTGTCGCAGGGCATTATCGCCAACATCAATAAGTCTTTATTAAAGCCCTTGCACCGTTACTACATCCGCAACACCCACACCGCACGGGGCAATGTAGAAATGGAGAAAGCCCTAACCTATTTTGCCATTAAGCATAAAAAGCCTGCGTTTGCCAACGAGGCGAGCAAAGAATTGCCCTTGCCCTCACGGGTGTATTACCACTTGCTCGCCATTGAGGGGCTTTTAAAAGAGTTAGGCATTAAATACAGCAAGGATTTTAATTTAAGCCCTGAGAACCTTTACAAACTCATCAATGACCCAAGTCTAAGCGTGGTGCTCAATAACAACACCATCTTGCCCCTTTATGGCTTGCGCAACCATTTAAACTTTTTCCCTCTTCCCAAGAACACCCCCATAGAGCAAATCCCCTTAAACTCTAAAAGCTATATTTTGGGCTTACTCCCCCGTCAAAAGCAAGTGTGGCTCAAATACGGCAATAAATTAATGACCCGCTTACACCCCCTATACCTACCCTTCGATCACAGCCTAAAGAGCGTCAAGCTAGAAATTGATGGCAAATTAGAGCAGAGCGCACCCGCTCGTATCATAGAGGTGCATAAATCCTTTAAAGTCTTGGTAAAAGAGGGCTATCGGGTAAATGTCATCGGTTACACCCACAATGGGGCGAGCGATGAAGCAGGCTTTACTATCCGCTACAAAGACCTAGACAAACGCTTTTCCATAGACGCTAAGGGACGGATTTACCGCATTGAGTTTTACAAAAACCAAGCTTTTAGCGGCATGGTGTTGGCGCGCTTTTTATGA
- a CDS encoding 3-methyladenine DNA glycosylase has product MSLAFCILKALKALKLIDNAPPLWWPNAGSVEVVLGAILTQRTKFSNAKKSLEQLKSIGLLDQDPNKSLKNLAHTPLATLAPLIAPSGFYNQKARHLNALSQNILKDFNSFETFKAEVNREWLLAQKGVGFESADSILNYACLRPVFVVDTYTYKLLATLGMEIEDYHALQKFFTKGLEQDLPQVLALYENKLDLAGIYARLHGKIVACMQGKIALKPHLANLADYL; this is encoded by the coding sequence ATGAGTCTTGCCTTTTGTATCCTTAAAGCATTAAAAGCCTTAAAACTCATAGACAACGCCCCGCCCCTATGGTGGCCAAATGCCGGGAGCGTTGAGGTTGTGCTAGGTGCAATCCTCACACAGCGCACCAAATTTAGCAACGCTAAAAAGAGTTTAGAGCAACTCAAAAGCATAGGACTTTTAGATCAAGATCCCAACAAGAGCCTAAAAAATCTAGCCCACACCCCCCTCGCCACGCTTGCCCCCCTCATTGCCCCTAGTGGGTTTTACAACCAAAAGGCACGACATTTAAACGCCCTTAGCCAAAATATCCTCAAGGATTTCAACAGCTTTGAAACCTTCAAAGCTGAGGTGAACCGTGAGTGGCTGTTAGCCCAAAAGGGGGTGGGTTTTGAGAGTGCGGATAGCATTTTAAATTACGCCTGCTTGCGCCCCGTATTTGTCGTGGACACTTACACCTACAAACTCTTAGCCACTCTAGGCATGGAGATTGAGGACTACCACGCCCTGCAAAAGTTTTTCACCAAAGGGCTAGAACAGGATCTGCCCCAAGTTTTAGCGCTTTATGAGAACAAACTAGATCTAGCGGGCATTTACGCAAGGTTGCATGGCAAGATTGTGGCTTGCATGCAAGGAAAAATTGCGCTTAAACCCCATTTAGCAAATTTAGCAGATTATCTTTAG
- a CDS encoding IS607 family transposase — MNNLLSIGQASKVLGVSIQTLRNWEKRGLLKPDNYTKGGERRYKLESLKNINKNIVFHNDNRKTIAYARVSSADQKEDLIRQVQVLELYCSKLGFNYEVIQDLGSGMNYYKKGLTKLLNLILESQVKRLVLTHKDRLLRFGAELVFAICEAKGVEVIIINQGDENVRFEEELAKDVLEIITVFSARLYGARSKKNKQLLEQMQEVVENNVTADPQD, encoded by the coding sequence ATGAATAATTTGCTATCCATAGGTCAAGCAAGTAAGGTTTTAGGTGTCAGTATCCAAACTTTGAGAAACTGGGAGAAAAGAGGCTTACTAAAACCCGACAATTACACAAAAGGTGGGGAGCGGAGATACAAGCTAGAGAGCCTTAAAAATATCAACAAAAACATTGTTTTTCATAACGATAACCGCAAGACCATCGCCTATGCCCGTGTTTCTAGTGCCGACCAAAAAGAGGATTTAATCCGCCAAGTGCAGGTTTTGGAGCTGTATTGTTCGAAACTGGGCTTTAATTACGAAGTGATACAGGACTTAGGCTCTGGGATGAATTACTACAAAAAGGGATTAACTAAACTTCTTAACCTTATCCTAGAGAGCCAAGTAAAAAGGCTTGTTTTGACCCATAAAGACCGCTTATTGCGTTTTGGAGCGGAGCTAGTGTTTGCCATTTGCGAGGCTAAAGGCGTGGAGGTAATTATCATTAATCAAGGCGATGAAAATGTCCGTTTCGAAGAAGAGTTAGCCAAAGATGTGTTAGAAATCATTACGGTGTTCTCAGCTAGACTTTATGGTGCTCGTTCAAAGAAAAACAAGCAGCTTTTAGAGCAAATGCAAGAAGTGGTAGAAAACAATGTTACAGCTGACCCACAAGATTGA
- a CDS encoding ribbon-helix-helix domain-containing protein, with the protein MRENKNIPKSIQDALKNTNNPQANTFSAKDKAKPGRKPLPAHLKQNHTITFYLSQDEYNTLKALADKEADSVNFFVKRYVLKNLVRG; encoded by the coding sequence ATGCGTGAAAACAAAAACATCCCTAAATCTATCCAAGATGCTTTGAAAAACACCAACAACCCACAAGCAAACACTTTCAGTGCTAAAGACAAAGCTAAACCGGGCAGAAAACCCTTACCTGCACACTTAAAACAAAACCACACCATCACTTTTTATCTATCCCAAGATGAATACAACACCCTCAAAGCTCTAGCTGACAAGGAAGCTGATAGTGTGAACTTCTTTGTCAAACGCTATGTGTTGAAGAATTTGGTAAGGGGGTAG
- a CDS encoding tetratricopeptide repeat protein, whose translation MGDARGYSELGDLYHEGKGVSKDYSKGLELLQKSADMGNADSYIALGAAYEHGFGVKKDGRWHNNTIKKLAIWESKKAVKMPRGWANK comes from the coding sequence ATGGGGGATGCTAGGGGGTATAGTGAATTAGGTGATCTGTATCATGAAGGCAAAGGAGTTTCTAAAGACTATTCTAAAGGCTTAGAACTACTACAAAAAAGCGCAGATATGGGAAATGCTGATAGCTACATTGCCCTAGGTGCGGCGTACGAACATGGTTTTGGAGTCAAAAAAGACGGACGATGGCACAACAATACTATCAAAAAGCTTGCGATATGGGAGTCAAAAAAGGCTGTGAAAATGCCAAGAGGTTGGGCCAATAAATAA
- a CDS encoding AAA family ATPase, producing MQEVAKVGYFELREFLIRKDVRYDLAKRISKRIFKNGGKLPKNYALDFVKEHEAYAKTLLKKQGRKLGDEAWDFPKLGEEREVQKLDFSQIAQDCGEYWFFPQICQERQSIEPKQLFANSAQIEKFICGCFSFSKQICDHVAQHYLKSNYGGLFGDFKISFETFKQDLLETFKGNDFELHKAFCKLQPYCVDGDLVFAITPNASTPKFSLPRESMNHFLKFLEKQEKKDGAVLKRLIDILCKKPLDSTPSHSSKRLMRLWLERDCGFLKFAHMPRLDRALKDAHICFASVSHPTQSTHHYYFPVAFRLWAFARLKEILNKYNFRGTLEALLKQLTSMQRTILYRLQDKSTPLMIWRCVCFLLSHLQLPLRILGKDDGWCVDKASNFFPLAISLNQKSTPIHEIRTLLTLDNLGINKGSPSTQRKQPSSMSETTQEEPITQEEFDEWEYQQYEALVEEEEKLLSRMLEDGIYPLDEPQISYTPEILYKYLNCVSGQEEAKKALCVTISDHYARFMGQPCMPKTNMLLIGPSGSGKTFMTTTLLKKLDIPYYIADASNLTPTGWKGEELMSIFVGLYVSAGKNIERAQKGVIFLDEVDKLGMEVTNEQFKSLVQTELLKPMEGHTVTFTHDKQDITLKTDEILFIFAGHFKDLYTSLNTTTQPKNSIGFTNTKPTPPSTTSREVSSQDLQRCGLFREFIGRIGNVVVLEPVDHKMLSNAIDNESKPFKDNFREHGSVLEIDEGAKEVLIEKAMQRGRACVPLKPF from the coding sequence ATGCAAGAAGTGGCAAAAGTAGGTTACTTTGAGTTGAGAGAGTTTCTCATTAGAAAGGATGTGCGTTACGATTTAGCAAAACGCATCAGCAAGCGCATTTTTAAAAATGGGGGCAAGTTGCCTAAAAATTATGCCCTTGATTTTGTCAAAGAGCATGAAGCCTATGCCAAGACTTTGTTAAAAAAACAGGGCAGAAAGTTGGGAGATGAGGCTTGGGACTTTCCTAAATTAGGGGAAGAAAGAGAAGTCCAAAAGCTTGATTTTTCCCAAATTGCCCAAGATTGTGGGGAGTATTGGTTTTTCCCCCAAATCTGCCAAGAACGCCAAAGCATAGAACCCAAACAACTTTTTGCAAACTCTGCTCAAATTGAAAAATTTATATGCGGGTGCTTTTCCTTTTCTAAGCAAATTTGCGATCATGTCGCCCAGCATTATCTAAAGAGCAATTATGGAGGCTTGTTTGGCGATTTTAAAATCTCCTTTGAAACTTTTAAGCAAGATTTATTAGAGACTTTTAAGGGCAATGATTTTGAGTTGCACAAGGCTTTTTGTAAATTACAACCCTATTGTGTGGATGGGGATTTGGTGTTTGCGATTACACCCAATGCGAGCACTCCAAAATTTTCATTGCCACGAGAATCCATGAATCACTTCTTAAAGTTTTTAGAGAAACAAGAGAAGAAGGATGGAGCTGTTCTTAAACGCTTGATCGACATTTTATGCAAAAAACCCCTAGATTCTACACCATCACATTCATCTAAAAGACTCATGCGCTTGTGGCTAGAAAGAGATTGTGGGTTTTTAAAGTTCGCGCATATGCCAAGACTAGACAGAGCGTTAAAAGATGCCCATATCTGCTTTGCAAGCGTATCTCATCCTACACAAAGTACACACCACTATTACTTCCCTGTTGCTTTTAGATTGTGGGCTTTTGCACGCTTAAAAGAAATTTTGAACAAATATAACTTTAGAGGCACGTTAGAAGCCTTGTTAAAACAGCTCACATCAATGCAGCGAACGATATTGTATCGCTTACAAGACAAATCCACTCCCTTGATGATTTGGCGTTGTGTGTGCTTTTTACTCAGTCATTTACAACTCCCCTTGCGGATTTTAGGAAAAGATGATGGATGGTGTGTTGATAAGGCTTCTAACTTTTTCCCCCTTGCTATCTCTTTAAACCAAAAGTCCACACCCATACACGAGATACGCACTTTGCTTACGTTGGACAACCTTGGAATCAATAAGGGCAGCCCCTCTACACAAAGAAAGCAGCCATCCTCAATGTCTGAAACGACCCAAGAAGAACCAATAACTCAAGAAGAATTTGATGAGTGGGAATACCAACAATATGAGGCTCTTGTAGAGGAAGAAGAAAAATTGTTATCTAGGATGCTAGAAGATGGCATATATCCTTTAGATGAGCCACAAATTTCTTACACTCCAGAGATACTCTACAAATACTTGAACTGTGTGAGCGGTCAAGAAGAGGCTAAGAAGGCACTTTGTGTCACGATTAGCGACCATTATGCCCGCTTTATGGGGCAACCTTGCATGCCTAAAACCAACATGCTTTTAATCGGGCCCTCAGGCAGTGGTAAGACCTTCATGACGACCACACTGCTAAAAAAGTTAGACATCCCCTACTACATCGCTGATGCTTCTAACTTAACACCTACGGGGTGGAAGGGTGAGGAATTGATGAGTATCTTTGTTGGGCTGTATGTGAGTGCAGGCAAAAACATAGAAAGAGCCCAAAAAGGGGTGATCTTCTTAGATGAAGTGGATAAACTGGGCATGGAAGTGACTAACGAGCAGTTTAAATCTTTGGTGCAAACTGAACTACTAAAGCCCATGGAAGGGCACACAGTCACCTTCACCCACGATAAACAAGACATCACGCTTAAAACCGATGAAATTTTATTCATCTTTGCGGGGCATTTTAAGGACCTTTATACGAGCTTAAATACAACAACACAGCCTAAAAACTCCATTGGCTTTACAAACACTAAGCCTACACCGCCTAGTACAACTTCAAGAGAGGTGAGCAGTCAGGATTTACAACGCTGTGGGTTGTTTAGAGAGTTTATCGGGCGCATTGGCAATGTTGTGGTGTTAGAGCCTGTCGATCATAAGATGTTATCTAATGCCATTGACAACGAGTCCAAACCCTTCAAAGACAACTTTAGAGAGCATGGCAGTGTATTAGAAATTGATGAGGGAGCTAAAGAGGTGCTTATTGAGAAAGCCATGCAGAGGGGACGGGCATGCGTGCCATTAAAACCCTTCTAG